The following are encoded together in the Rhodoligotrophos defluvii genome:
- a CDS encoding replicative DNA helicase: MERAQTYSSIDPHPAGNELAYRSLPHNIEAEQALLGAILVNNEACERVADFLKPEHFFEPVHARIYEAIFRLVRAGKLASPVTLKTFFDRDQSLAEIGGPAYLARLAASATTIINAQEYGRTIYDLAVRRRLIEIGTDVVNASYDAPVDIGPRELIEEAEQGLYELAETGRYGKGFRGFGEALTEAIDMAAAAYERDGGLSGISCGLTDIDAKMGGLQRSDLVVLAGRPAMGKTALATNIAYNVARAYRSERVADGTERVLEGGVVAFFSLEMSAEQLATRILSEQAEIPSERIRRGKITEEEFRRLTAVSQEMQTLPLYIDDTGGLTIAQLAARARRLKRQRGLGLVVVDYLQLLAGSSRRSAEGRVQEITEITTGLKALAKELDVPVLALSQLSRQVEQRDDKRPQLADLRESGSIEQDADVVMFVYREEYYLQRKEPKPNTPEHFEWQDAMNKVTGLAEVIIGKQRHGPTGTIQLYFDASLTKFQNHIANEYLPERFE, from the coding sequence TCGAGGCTGAGCAGGCCCTGCTCGGGGCGATCCTGGTCAACAACGAGGCCTGCGAGCGGGTGGCGGATTTTCTCAAGCCCGAGCACTTCTTCGAGCCTGTCCACGCTCGCATTTACGAGGCGATTTTCCGCCTGGTGCGCGCGGGCAAGCTTGCCTCGCCCGTCACCCTCAAGACCTTTTTTGATCGCGACCAGTCCTTGGCCGAGATCGGTGGGCCGGCTTACCTCGCCAGGCTCGCGGCATCGGCCACCACGATCATCAATGCGCAGGAATACGGGCGCACCATCTATGATCTGGCCGTCAGGCGGCGCTTGATCGAGATCGGCACCGATGTGGTGAACGCATCCTATGACGCCCCTGTCGACATCGGCCCGCGAGAGCTCATCGAGGAAGCGGAACAGGGCTTGTACGAGCTGGCGGAAACGGGGCGCTACGGCAAGGGTTTCCGCGGCTTTGGCGAAGCCTTGACCGAGGCCATCGATATGGCGGCGGCAGCTTACGAGCGCGACGGTGGTCTCTCCGGCATTTCCTGCGGCCTCACCGACATCGACGCCAAGATGGGCGGCCTGCAGCGATCGGATCTCGTCGTGCTGGCTGGGCGGCCGGCCATGGGCAAGACCGCGCTCGCCACCAACATCGCCTATAACGTCGCCCGCGCCTACCGCTCGGAGCGGGTGGCGGACGGGACCGAAAGGGTGCTGGAAGGCGGCGTCGTGGCCTTCTTCTCCCTGGAAATGTCGGCCGAGCAGCTCGCCACCCGTATTCTGTCCGAGCAGGCCGAGATCCCATCCGAGCGCATCCGCCGCGGCAAGATCACCGAGGAGGAATTCCGCAGGCTGACGGCGGTCAGCCAGGAGATGCAGACCCTGCCTTTGTATATCGACGACACCGGCGGCCTCACCATCGCCCAGCTCGCGGCCCGGGCGCGCCGGCTCAAGCGGCAGCGCGGCTTGGGCCTCGTCGTTGTGGATTATCTTCAGCTGCTTGCCGGTTCCTCGCGGCGTTCGGCCGAAGGGCGGGTGCAGGAAATAACCGAGATCACGACCGGCCTTAAGGCCTTGGCCAAGGAACTGGATGTGCCGGTGCTCGCACTCTCGCAGCTCTCACGCCAAGTCGAGCAGCGGGATGACAAGCGGCCTCAGCTTGCAGATTTGCGCGAATCAGGCTCGATTGAGCAGGACGCTGACGTTGTCATGTTCGTTTATCGTGAGGAATATTATCTCCAACGCAAGGAACCGAAGCCGAATACTCCGGAACATTTCGAATGGCAGGACGCCATGAACAAGGTGACCGGTCTTGCCGAGGTCATCATTGGAAAGCAGAGGCACGGCCCCACCGGCACAATTCAGCTGTATTTCGACGCAAG